A genomic stretch from Edaphobacter aggregans includes:
- a CDS encoding STAS domain-containing protein, whose protein sequence is MSDQALTYSSSETGREGFVLMKLVGPLVLPNIFSLQTELKTNKPPVMIFDLSEVPYMDSAGIGVLINYYVSAEKNDRRMALVGVNERVDALLVLTKVQALLRKFPTVEEAVAKA, encoded by the coding sequence ATGAGCGATCAGGCGTTGACGTACAGCTCCAGCGAGACCGGCCGGGAAGGTTTTGTCTTGATGAAGCTGGTTGGCCCGTTGGTGCTGCCGAACATCTTTTCCCTTCAAACCGAACTGAAGACGAACAAGCCACCGGTCATGATCTTCGATCTGAGCGAGGTTCCTTATATGGACTCGGCAGGAATTGGGGTTTTGATTAATTACTACGTTTCGGCGGAGAAGAACGACCGCAGGATGGCCCTGGTGGGGGTTAATGAACGGGTGGATGCTCTGCTGGTCCTGACGAAAGTTCAGGCATTGCTGCGGAAGTTTCCAACGGTGGAAGAAGCCGTAGCCAAGGCTTGA
- a CDS encoding HAD family hydrolase produces MKKLLRVLLYIYLPIAISCPAWAQSDPLPSWNDTAPKKAIIAFVDRVTKEGGPDFVPPADRVATFDNDGTLWVESPVYTQVAFAFDRVKQMAPQHPEWKTQQPFKGILEGDMKAVAATGEKGLFQIVVATSTGMTNEQFEQTVSDWIAQARDRKFNHPYTELIYQPMVELLAYLRSNGFKTFIVSGGEVGFMRPWTEKAYGIPPDQVVGTTMKTQLETQDGKPVIMRLPEISFVDDGPGKPVGIDTFIGERPIAAFGNSDGDQQMLEWTAAGPGPRFMLLVHHTDAEREYAYDRKSSVGKLDKALDEANAKGWTVVSMKDDWKQIFAFQP; encoded by the coding sequence ATGAAGAAGTTGTTGCGCGTTCTCCTCTACATCTACCTGCCCATTGCTATCTCTTGCCCGGCGTGGGCTCAATCGGATCCGCTTCCTTCCTGGAACGATACCGCACCCAAGAAAGCCATCATCGCCTTCGTAGACCGCGTCACCAAAGAGGGTGGCCCCGACTTCGTGCCTCCAGCCGACCGTGTCGCAACCTTCGACAACGACGGCACTCTATGGGTTGAGTCTCCCGTCTACACCCAGGTAGCCTTCGCCTTTGATCGCGTAAAGCAGATGGCTCCCCAGCATCCCGAGTGGAAGACACAGCAGCCGTTCAAAGGCATCCTTGAAGGTGACATGAAAGCCGTTGCCGCCACAGGCGAGAAGGGACTCTTTCAGATCGTCGTCGCAACCAGCACAGGCATGACCAACGAGCAATTCGAGCAGACAGTCTCCGACTGGATCGCCCAGGCACGTGATCGAAAGTTCAACCACCCCTATACAGAACTGATCTATCAACCCATGGTCGAGCTACTCGCGTACCTTCGCAGCAACGGTTTCAAGACCTTCATCGTGTCCGGCGGCGAGGTCGGATTCATGCGCCCCTGGACCGAGAAGGCCTATGGCATCCCACCCGATCAGGTCGTCGGCACCACCATGAAGACGCAGCTTGAGACACAGGACGGAAAACCTGTCATCATGCGCCTGCCCGAGATCAGCTTCGTCGACGATGGTCCCGGTAAGCCCGTCGGGATCGACACATTCATAGGCGAACGCCCCATCGCTGCCTTCGGCAACTCCGACGGCGACCAGCAGATGCTTGAATGGACTGCCGCTGGTCCAGGCCCTCGTTTTATGCTCCTCGTTCACCACACCGACGCCGAACGAGAGTACGCTTACGACCGCAAATCATCCGTCGGCAAACTCGACAAAGCTCTCGACGAGGCAAATGCCAAAGGCTGGACCGTGGTCAGCATGAAAGACGACTGGAAGCAGATCTTTGCCTTCCAGCCGTGA
- a CDS encoding formylglycine-generating enzyme family protein, translating to MPKANKAAKQVRSARYKTHHLVLLALLVIAIAGAAIWKISSTNAAVAAPVLPSSVKSAVKAPPEPTPNAMPAPTAMPMASGTVAFAPTIPNKTMPTEKAPSGMVWISGGEFSMGAQNPPDMEHDHVGMKATEDSRPIHRVYVDGFWMDKTDVTNAEFARFVAATHYITQSERTPKAEDFPDAPPENLVAGSVVFSAPDHPVSLNDHFQWWTYVKGADWRHPTGPGSDIKGKENYPVVHVSYDDAQAYAKWAGKRLPTEAEWEFAARGGLTGKPFVWGDTFQPDGKYMANTFQGHFPDKNTDDDGFAATSPVTKFPPNGYGLYDMAGNVWQWTSDWYRADYYSQLASEGGVARNPTGPDSSFDPEERGVQKHSMRGGSYLCTDQYCSRYMVGTRGKGETTTGTNHLGFRCVKSAPQT from the coding sequence ATGCCGAAAGCAAATAAAGCCGCAAAACAGGTCCGCTCTGCCCGATACAAAACGCATCACCTGGTACTACTCGCACTTCTGGTCATCGCCATCGCGGGTGCAGCCATCTGGAAGATCTCCTCGACCAACGCCGCCGTGGCCGCACCTGTCCTTCCATCGTCAGTCAAATCCGCCGTAAAAGCCCCGCCAGAACCTACACCTAACGCCATGCCTGCGCCCACCGCAATGCCTATGGCATCAGGAACCGTCGCCTTCGCCCCCACCATCCCCAACAAGACAATGCCCACGGAGAAAGCTCCATCGGGCATGGTCTGGATTTCCGGCGGAGAATTCTCTATGGGGGCCCAGAACCCACCGGACATGGAGCACGACCACGTAGGCATGAAGGCCACGGAAGACTCCCGGCCCATCCACCGTGTCTACGTCGACGGCTTCTGGATGGATAAGACCGACGTCACCAACGCCGAGTTCGCTCGCTTCGTCGCCGCCACCCACTACATCACCCAATCCGAGCGCACACCCAAAGCTGAGGACTTCCCCGACGCACCCCCCGAGAACCTAGTCGCCGGTTCTGTCGTCTTTTCCGCCCCCGATCACCCGGTCTCCCTCAACGATCACTTCCAATGGTGGACGTACGTCAAGGGAGCGGACTGGCGTCACCCGACCGGCCCCGGCAGCGACATCAAGGGCAAGGAGAACTATCCCGTCGTCCATGTCTCCTACGACGACGCGCAGGCCTATGCCAAATGGGCTGGCAAGCGTCTCCCCACGGAGGCCGAGTGGGAGTTCGCCGCCCGCGGAGGTCTCACCGGCAAACCCTTCGTATGGGGCGACACCTTCCAGCCCGATGGTAAGTACATGGCCAACACTTTCCAGGGCCACTTCCCCGATAAGAACACCGACGACGATGGATTTGCGGCTACCTCACCCGTCACAAAGTTTCCGCCTAACGGGTATGGCCTCTACGATATGGCGGGGAACGTCTGGCAGTGGACCTCCGACTGGTACCGCGCTGACTATTACAGCCAACTAGCCTCCGAGGGCGGCGTAGCCCGAAACCCTACCGGTCCCGACTCCTCCTTCGATCCGGAAGAGCGCGGAGTGCAGAAACACTCCATGCGCGGCGGCTCGTATCTTTGCACCGACCAGTACTGCTCCCGCTATATGGTGGGAACCCGCGGCAAGGGTGAGACTACCACCGGCACGAACCACCTCGGTTTTCGCTGCGTGAAATCGGCCCCGCAAACCTGA
- a CDS encoding ABC transporter ATP-binding protein, giving the protein MTPFLHLAHVNVARGENIVLHDINLSVNAGEHIAILGPNGCGKSTLIKTITCECYPIAQPDTTVSIFGRERWDLTELKKRLGVVSAELPGRQTLTTTGRDAVLTGFFSSSTLWPNLTVTEAMRTRADEVLEQIGAVPLANKPVGEMSAGQQRRIMIGRALVGSSSTGSDRQMLLLDEPSNALDIAAQQDLRDLLRRLAQQGTGILLITHHVSDIIPEIDRILMMKDGRIVADGPKSELLTAPHLSALFRTEVHLTQKDGFHHAW; this is encoded by the coding sequence ATGACACCCTTCCTGCACCTGGCCCATGTAAACGTAGCTCGCGGCGAAAACATCGTCCTCCACGACATCAACCTCTCAGTCAACGCCGGCGAGCATATTGCAATCCTCGGCCCCAACGGCTGCGGCAAGTCGACCCTCATCAAGACCATCACCTGCGAGTGCTACCCCATCGCCCAGCCCGACACAACCGTCAGCATCTTCGGACGTGAGCGCTGGGACCTGACCGAGCTCAAGAAACGCCTCGGAGTGGTCTCCGCTGAGCTCCCCGGCCGCCAAACCCTGACCACCACCGGCCGCGACGCCGTCCTCACCGGCTTCTTTTCAAGCTCGACCCTCTGGCCCAACCTCACCGTCACCGAAGCCATGCGCACCCGCGCCGACGAAGTCCTCGAGCAGATCGGCGCCGTCCCCCTGGCCAACAAACCCGTAGGAGAAATGTCCGCCGGCCAGCAGCGCCGCATCATGATCGGCCGCGCTCTCGTAGGCTCCTCCAGCACCGGCTCAGACCGCCAGATGCTCCTCCTCGACGAGCCCTCCAACGCCCTCGACATCGCCGCCCAGCAAGACCTCCGCGACCTCCTACGCCGCCTGGCCCAGCAGGGAACCGGCATCCTCCTCATCACCCACCACGTCTCCGACATCATCCCCGAGATCGACCGCATCCTGATGATGAAGGATGGCCGCATCGTGGCCGACGGCCCCAAGTCTGAACTCCTCACCGCCCCCCACCTCAGCGCTCTTTTCAGGACTGAAGTCCACCTCACGCAAAAGGACGGCTTCCACCACGCCTGGTAG